A part of Antennarius striatus isolate MH-2024 chromosome 21, ASM4005453v1, whole genome shotgun sequence genomic DNA contains:
- the spag9b gene encoding C-Jun-amino-terminal kinase-interacting protein 4 isoform X1: MELDDVVLYQDDSGNSTMMSERVSGLASSIYREFERLIEKYDEDVVKELMPLVVAVLENLDSVFAVNQDHEVELELLKEDNEQLVTQYEREKALRRHAEERYIVFEDSQEGEKKDLQCRLLKLESHSRQLELKTRNYADQINRFEEREAELKKEYNALHQRHTEMIHSYMEHLERTKHQHPLVTAEPPDAGAVVRTRKERPISMGIFQLPGTDGMTPDIQREPADTLSEPWRFSNFTHPQSNTSLKDELANATRGSFRSSISVNQGNVPKSGIPVTLQGEGSKSSTPMSSQGGSSKSSTQSIAPLSPHDGVSPAMSLGSASVTPLPTPASDVSMESVHPPLQEQEVSDTINKNMDTKRGKLESTKKIAVIQQGQQDSVSTALNNDGANNLDKSDVRDIIESTPELGMDLDGCRGTSTPTKGGIENMAFDRNTDSLFEELSSAGNDLIGDVDEGADLLGMGREVEHLIHENTQLLETKNALNVVKNDLITRIDELLCEKEGLQSELDAVTQAKTKLEEKNKELEEELKKIRAELEETRQKVKNDNEDDSDVPTAQRKRFTRVEMARVLMERNQYKERLMELQEAIRWTEMIRASKENPGLPEKKKTSLWQFFSRLFSSSGGVAKKPVGEAPVNVKYNAPTSQIQPSIKKRSSTLQQLPSDKSKAFDFLNEEVAASGVVSRREQKRAQYQQVKAHVQKEDGRVQAYGWSLPKKYKANGGQLEGKVKNLPVPVFLRPLDEKDSSMKLWCAAGVNLSGGKTRDGGSIVGASVFYNDISEHESPKKKIGSQSSLEKLDQELKEQQKELRQQDELSSLVWICTSTTSTTKAVVIDANQPGNVLDSFFVCNSHVLCISSVPGARETDYPAGEDTEPNCKTNPGGDGDSHSTKSSSAGGGSVLGDITVVGCEAEGGAAVPQTGVVPEADRQPESTVVDGDSEAMEGSSRPADQVDVLGGAYSQPVFTDPLGAQHTAEAAPCYSQRESDLLKDGVSSNCSVEQQDLMREEAQKMSSVLPTMWLGAQNGCVYVHSSVAQWKKCLHSIKLKDSVLGIVHVKGRVLVGLSDGSVAIFHRGVDGQWDLTNYHLLELGKPPHSIRCMTVVHDKVWCGYRNKIYVVQPKAMKIEKSFDAHPRKDSQVRQLAWDGDGIWVSIRLDSTLRLYHAHTFQHLQDIDIEPYVSKMLGTGKLGFSFVRITTLMVSCHRLWIGTGNGVIISIPLSHTNKVNKAAGNQPGNSVRIYGDDSGDKVTAATFVPYCSMAHAQLSFHGHRDAVKFFTAVPGHMAPSASCGGEAAGEKVADASTQEGNKSVLVMSGGEGYIDFRMGDEDGEAEEGEDAPMKLQPFLAKAERSHLIVWQLLAVED, encoded by the exons ATGGAGCTGGACGACGTAGTCCTGTATCAGGACGACTCCGGCAACTCGACCATGATGTCCGAGCGGGTCTCAGGTCTGGCCAGCTCCATTTACCGTGAGTTTGAACGGCTAATCGAGAAATACGACGAAGACGTAGTGAAGGAGCTGATGCCGCTGGTCGTCGCCGTGCTGGAGAACTTGGACTCGGTGTTCGCTGTCAACCAGGATCACGAAGTGGAGCTGGAGCTCCTCAAGGAGGACAACGAGCAGCTAGTGACCCAGTACGAGCGGGAGAAGGCTCTGAGGAGACACGCAGAAGAG AGGTACATCGTTTTCGAAGATTCccaggaaggagagaagaaagacCTTCAGTGTCGACTTCTGAAGCTGGAGTCACACTCACGTCAGCTGGAGCTGAAGACGAGAAACTATGCAGATCAGA TCAATAGATTtgaagagagagaagcagagctAAAGAAGGAATACAACGCTCTTcatcagagacacacagag ATGATCCACAGCTACATGGAGCACCTGGAGCGAACTAAGCACCAGCATCCACTGGTCACAGCAGAGCCACCTGATGCAGGCGCAGTGGTTCGAACACG GAAGGAACGTCCCATTTCCATGGGTATATTCCAGCTTCCAGGGACTGATGGTATGACCCCTGACATCCAGAGGGAACCTGCGGACACCCTGTCAGAACCATGGAGATTCAGCAACTTTACTCATCCACAGTCCAACACCAGCCTGAAG GATGAATTGGCCAATGCGACCCGTGGAAGCTTCAGGTCCAGTATTTCAGTCAACCAGGGAAATGTTCCCAAAAGTGGAATTCCTGTGACTTTACAAGGTGAAGGATCCAAATCCAGCACCCCAATGTCCTCACAGGGTGGCTCATCCAAATCAAGCACCCAGTCCATTGCCCCCCTGTCTCCTCATgatggagtgtcccctgccatGAGTCTTGGGTCGGCTTCTGTGACACCCCTACCTACCCCTGCTTCTGATGTCTCCATGGAGTCTGTACACCCACCcctgcaggaacaggaagtttCAGACACGATCAACAAGAACATGGACACGAAAAGGGGGAAACTAGAAAGCACCAAGAAAATTGCTGTGATTCAACAGGGACAGCAGGACTCTGTTTCCACAGCCCTTAATAATG ATGGAGCAAATAACCTGGATAAGTCTGACGTGCGTGACATCATTGAGTCCACTCCTGAGCTGGGGATGGACCTCGATGGCTGCAGAGGAACAAG CACACCGACCAAAGGTGGGATAGAGAACATGGCATTTGACCGTAACACCGATTCTCTGTTTGAGGAGCTTTCGTCAGCAGGAAATGACCTGATCGGGGATGTGGACGAAGGAGCCGATCTGCTGG GTATGGGTCGGGAAGTGGAGCATCTTATCCATGAGAACACCCAGCTGCTGGAGACTAA AAACGCTCTGAATGTGGTGAAAAATGACCTGATAACACGCATAGATGAGCTGTTATGTGAGAAGGAGGGCTTACAGAGTGAGCTGGATGCCGTCACCCAGGCAAAGACCAaactggaggagaagaacaAAGAATTGGAGGAAGAACTCAAGAA GATTCGAGCAGAGCTTGAGGAGACCAGACAGAAGGTCAAGAACGATAATGAAGATGAT AGTGATGTACCCACAGCACAGAGAAAGCGCTTCACCAGGGTGGAGATGGCCAGAGTCTTGATGGAGAGGAACCAGTACAAGGAgaggctgatggagctgcaggaggcgATTAGGTGGACCGAGATGATCCG GGCTTCAAAAGAAAACCCCGGTcttccagagaagaagaaaaccagcCTCTGGCAATT TTTCAGCCGTTTGTTCAGCTCGTCTGGTGGGGTAGCCAAGAAGCCTGTGGGAGAGGCCCCAGTGAACGTGAAGTACAACGCGCCCACCTCTCAGATTCAGCCATCCATCAAGAAGAGGAGCAGCACTCTGCAGCAGCTGCCCAGCGACAAGAGCAAAGCCTTCGATTTCCTCAATGAGGA AGTGGCGGCCAGTGGCGTGGTGTCTCGACGCGAGCAGAAGAGGGCTCAGTACCAGCAGGTCAAAGCCCACGTCCAGAAGGAAGACGGCCGGGTGCAGGCTTACGGCTGGAGTCTACCCAAAAAATACAAG GCCAATGGTGGTCAGTTAGAGGGGAAAGTGAAGAATCTGCCTGTTCCTGTTTTCCTCAGACCACTGGATGAGAAAGATTCTTCTATGAAG cTGTGGTGTGCTGCTGGTGTGAACCTATCTGGAGGAAAAACCAGAGACGGAGGTTCCATCGTAGGAGCCAGCGTGTTTTATAATGACATTTCTGAGCATGAGAGCCCCAAAAAGAAAATTGGATCTCAGAGTAGCCTGGAAAAACTAGACCAAGAACTCAAG GAGCAGCAAAAGGAGTTACGCCAGCAGGATGAGTTGTCGTCGCTGGTTTGGATCTGTACCAGCACAACGTCCACGACCAAAGCTGTTGTTATTGATGCCAACCAGCCTGGGAACGTCCTTGACAGCTTCTTTGTGTGCAATTCCCATGTCCTCTGCATTTCCAGTGTACCAG GTGCAAGAGAGACTGATTACCCAGCTGGAGAGGACACAGAGCCAAACTGCAAGACAAACCCAGGAGGAGATGGTGACTCGCATTCAACCAAAAGCAGCTCCGCTGGTGGCGGCAGCGTCCTTGGAGACATCACTGTTGTCGGCTGTGAGGCTGAGGGAGGAGCAGCTGTTCCTCAAACTGGAGTCGTCCCAGAAGCAGACAGACAACCCG AATCCACAGTAGTAGATGGAGATTCAGAGGCGATGGAGGGCAGTTCACGGCCTGCTGACCAAGTAGATGTTCTTGGGGGAGCCTACAGCCAACCAGTCTTCACGGATCCGCTAGGAGCCCAGCACACAGCAGAGGCTGCACCCTGCTACTCTCAGAG GGAGAGTGACCTCTTGAAAGACGGTGTGAGTTCAAACTGCAGCGTGGAGCAGCAGGACCTGATGAGAGAAGAGGCCCAGAAGATGAGCAGTGTTCTGCCCACCATGTGGCTCGGGGCGCAGAATGGATG TGTTTACGTCCACTCCTCTGTGGCTCAGTGGAAGAAGTGTCTCCATTCTATCAAGCTGAAGGACTCTGTACTCGGTATCGT GCATGTGAAGGGCCGTGTGCTGGTGGGCCTCTCTGACGGCTCTGTGGCCATCTTCCACAGAGGAGTAG ATGGACAGTGGGACCTGACCAACTACCACTTGTTAGAGTTGGGGAAGCCACCACACTCCATCCGCTGCATGACTGTAGTGCATGACAAGGTGTGGTGTGGGTACAGGAACAAGATCTATGTGGTGCAGCCCAAAGCCATGAAGATTGAG AAGTCTTTTGACGCTCACCCTCGTAAAGACAGCCAGGTTCGTCAGCTGGCCTGGGATGGTGATGGAATCTGGGTGTCCATCAGACTGGACTCCACCCTCAGGCTGTACCACGCTCACACCTTCCAGCATCTTCAGGACATCGACATTGAGCCTTACGTCAGCAAGATGTTGG GAACGGGGAAACTGGGCTTCTCATTTGTGAGGATCACGACTCTCATGGTGTCCTGTCATCGTCTGTGGATTGGCACTGGAAATGGTGTcatcatttccatccccttgtCACACA CCAACAAGGTAAACAAGGCAGCAGGTAACCAACCAGGAAATTCAGTTC